GCATAAGCTCAGGTAAACTGAGTTTTTCTGGAATATAGGCGAGAAAAGACTGAAACTCCTCACCAAGGACTTCCATCACTTTCCTCATCGTGGCGATTCGGCTGATCTGATTTTCTAAGGTTTTAATTTCAGTTTCAGAATCCTGGATTTGCTCCTTACTTTTCTCAATGGCCAATTTCAATGAAGACCCATTATTATATCCAATAGAATAGTAAAGACCGGCGAAAAACAGTCCTAGTCCCAGTGCCTTGCCAAAAGTCAATTGCGTTTGGAGACGTTCCGCTAAGGTCATTCCTGCCCCTCAATGGTTGTCGTCAACTCAAAATTCTTTAAGGTACCATCTCTCGACGTCGTTTCTTTCGCTTGCAAAAGGACAACTTCAGAGAAAAATGAACTCTTATCCAGAGCCTGAATCAAATCGGTCAAATCATCATCGGTTAGGGCTAGGCCTTTCAATCGAAACTTTTCATCGATATAATCCAAACTATTTAACCAAACTCTTTCAGGTATCATTGTTTGCAAAAAATCAAGTGCCTTCAACTCTCTCAGCCTTGTTCTCGAAAGAGCCTTCATTATCTTCATCTTATCTTCAAGCTCTTTTCCCTGCTTTTCAAATTCAGAAACTTTGCTTGCTTCTTCCTTTAACTTTTTGACCTTGGCTTGTGACTCTTCAAGCTGTATGGCAAGAACCTGTTCTTCCTTTTTTAAAGTGTCTACGTTATTGCTTTCAAAGAATACAAGTATCACGGTGAACACTGACATCAGCATGATTTTGACGACGGCTTCTTTTTGGACTTCGCTTCCAGCCCCTTTTTCAACTGTAATAGCATAAGTGGTATCGCCGCCGCTCGCTATCGATCTATTTTTAAGCAGGTTTATTCTAATCATTTTTCCTCTGACTCACTCAACCCAAATCGGAATTTCTAAGATCACTTCCACTGTAAAGCGTTCTGCTGGATTTGCTTGGCCCCCTCAATGGCAGGCATTAAATCAAAATCTCTTAAAATCATATCTTCTGAATTCACATTTTTTCCCTCCGTTGGAGGGCACTCACAAGACTTTCGCTTCTTGTCTAAAGATTGAATCAGATCCGCGAGATCAGAATCAGTGAGGGCCACGCCCTGAAAACAAAATTTCTTATCGGTGTATTCAAAGTTTGTCAGCCAAACTCGTTGGCGCACAATTTTTTTTCAAGAAATCCCAAACATTCAAGTCTCCCTTTGAAGTCTTTGAAAGAATCATTATGACCCTAATGATCAACAGAAATGTGGTGAAGACAGAAATCAAAATAATCTTCAGAGAATTCTCTCTCTTGAGTCCAATTACTTCCCTCACATCAGCCGGAATATGGGAGGAATGAAGATCACCATCTCCGCCTGCCGATTTGTCACTAAGCAGATTCAGTCTGATCATGAATCCCCTATCTCCCGCATTCCAAGCCCGATTGCGACAGCCGAAAAATCTCGAACCTGTGAGATGTAGTTTGGCGAAAAAACCCGATCATTGTAGGTAATGGAAATAAAGGGATTGAAATTCTCGATTCGCACACCGATCCTCTTA
This region of Bdellovibrionales bacterium genomic DNA includes:
- a CDS encoding PilN domain-containing protein translates to MIRINLLKNRSIASGGDTTYAITVEKGAGSEVQKEAVVKIMLMSVFTVILVFFESNNVDTLKKEEQVLAIQLEESQAKVKKLKEEASKVSEFEKQGKELEDKMKIMKALSRTRLRELKALDFLQTMIPERVWLNSLDYIDEKFRLKGLALTDDDLTDLIQALDKSSFFSEVVLLQAKETTSRDGTLKNFELTTTIEGQE